The genomic window CGAGGATTTTTGATCGATTCGATGAATACTTTTGGGGCCGATTCAATGACTGGAAGATTGAGCAGTATTTTTCAATGCAGTGCCGAAAGTACTTTTTATGTGATTGCGGTTTACTTTGGTTCCGTTAATATAAAAAACACAAGATATGCTTTAGGAACTATGCTTTTGGTCGATGTGATTTGTGTGATTACAGCGATTTTTGTGGCGAGCTGGTTTTTCTAAATTCAATTTTAAAATTATAAATCTAATATTCATTTAAAACATTAAAAAAAATGTCAAAATACACTAAATACATTGCCATAGGATTGATTATCCTTTTCTTACTTACCAGCATATTAGCCTAATTATTACAACAAAACAAATTATGAAATATACATTTTTAGCTCTCATAGTCGTTCTTTTAATTTCTTGTAATGATAAGAAAAAGGAAGAAACAGTCATTCCTAAAATCGATAACGAAACAGAGATTTTAAAATACATTGCTGATAATAAATTGAAAGCAAAACGAACTGAATCGGGTTTGTATTATGTAATTGAAAAAGAAGGAACGGGGAAAAAACCTGATGCAAATTCGGAAGTTACTGTAGCGTACAAAGGCTCTTTTACTAATAAAGAAGTCTTTGATCAAAGTGATGCAAAAGGAATTTCTTTTCCATTGCAAAATGTGATTCCAGGCTGGACAGAAGGAATTCCCTATTTCAAAGAAGGAGGAAAAGGAATTCTTTTAATTCCATCTGAATTAGGTTACGGTCCCGATGGCGCTGGTCCTATTCCAGGAAATTCCGCTTTAATATTTGAAATTAATCTGATTTCGGTAAATTAATTTTCAATTTAAAAAGAAAACAAAAGCTGCAATTCTGAATGAATGTAGCTTTTTTTGTTTCCAATAATTAAAAATCATTGTTCTCATTAATCCAATTTTGTTAATTATGTCACTAATTTATAGCGGTTCTTGATATAAATCGCTATTCATTCTTTATACAATTCTTATATTTGGCGTTCTTAAAAAACATCATACTATGGACTTTATATATCAGGATCCTTATCCCATTTTAAAAGACGATACACAATACCGAAAAATCAGTTCTGATTTTGTTAAAGTAGAACAATTCGGAGATAGAGAAATCTTAAACGTTGACCCAAAAGGTTTGGAATTGTTAGCTCAAGAAGCTTTGAAAGACGTTTCTTTTATGTTGCGTACTTCGCATTTAGAAAAACTGAAAGCGATTTTGGACGATCCAGAAGCAACAGACAACGACCGTTTTGTAGCTTATAATTTATTACAAAATGCAGTGGTGGCTATTGATGGCGAATTACCTTCTTGTCAGGATACTGGAACGGCGATTGTAATGGCCAAAAAAGGAGAAAATGTATATACAGGAGCCGATGATGCCGAATGGCTTTCTAAAGGGATTTTTAACACCTACCAAGAAAGAAATCTGCGTTATTCTCAAATTGTACCCATCAGTATGTTTGAAGAAAAGAATTCAGGTTCCAATCTTCCTGCACAAATTGATATTTATGCTAAAAAAGGAGCTTCTTACGAGTTTTTGTTTTTAGCAAAAGGTGGAGGTTCTGCCAATAAAACCTATTTGTACCAACAAACGAAATCTCTATTGAATGAGAAATCATTGGATGCTTTCATCCGTGCTAAAATAATGGATTTGGGAACTTCGGCTTGTCCGCCGTATCACTTGGCTTTAGTGATTGGAGGAACTTCAGCAGAAGCCAATTTAGCTACGGTCAAAAAAGCATCAGCAGGTTATTTTGATCATTTGCCAACAACTGGAAATATGTCTGGTCAGGCTTTCCGTGATTTGGAATGGGAAAAAAGAGTGCAACAAATTTGTCAAGAAAGTGCCATCGGAGCGCAATTTGGAGGGAAATATTTCACACACGATGTTCGTGTGATTCGTCTGCCACGTCACGCTGCTTCTTGTCCGGTTGGATTGGGAGTTTCCTGTTCAGCAGATAGAAATATCAAAGGAAAAATTACCAAAGACGGTATTTTTGTAGAGCAATTGGAAGTCAATCCAAAACGTTTGTTGCCAGAAACACCACCACATTTAGAAGAAGCGGTTGAGGTTGATTTGAACCAGCCAATGGCAGATATCCTTAAAAAACTATCACAATATCCAATCAAAACTCGTTTGAAACTAAACGGAACTTTGATTGTAGCTCGTGATATTGCGCATGCCAAAATCAAAGAATTATTGGATGCCGGTAAACCAATGCCTGAATATTTTAAAAACCACCCAATCTATTATGCAGGTCCTGCAAAAACACCAGAAGGTATGGCTTCAGGAAGTTTTGGACCAACTACTGCGGGAAGAATGGACGTTTACGTAGAAGAGTTCCAAAAGAATGGTGGAAGTATGGTTATGCTTGCCAAAGGAAACCGAACCAAAGATGTCATGAATGCCTGTAAAACTTACGGTGGATTCTATTTGGGATCAATCGGTGGGCCTGCAGCAATCTTGGCCAAAGAAAACATTCTTTCAGTTGAGGTAGTAGATTTTGAAGAATTGGGTATGGAAGCCGTTCGTAAAATTACCATTAAAGACTTCCCTGCTTTTATTATTACGGATGATAAAGGAAATGATTTCTTTTCTAATTTGTAATATAAAACTTTAAATAATATATTAATAATTCATTAGATGTATTATATTTGCTTAAATGTTACTAACTTGTAAATATATTATTTCATGAAACCAGCTGTTGACGGAACAATTCATAAATTATTAAATGAAAAATTAATAGAATTAGAAAAAAAATTTGATGCTGATTTTTTCGTTTATTATGGGCCAATATTGGATGGGAATGAGAATAGTATTTTAAGAATTATTGAAGATTTAGCTAATGATGCAGATAAAAAAGAAAAGATTTATGTATTATTAACGACAGGAGGTGGAAGTGCAGTTGCAGTAGAGCGATATGTGAACATCTTGAGACATCACTACAATGAAGTTAATTTTATAATTCCTGATTATGCATATAGTGCAGGAACTATATTTTGTATGAGTGGCGATAATATATTAATGGATTATTTTTCCGTTTTAGGTCCCATCGATCCACAAGTGCAAAATAAAGACGGTAAATGGGTTGCGGCTTTAGGCTATTTAGATAAAGTTAATGAACTTATTGAGAAAGCAAAACTTAATGAACTAACACAAGCTGAATTTTTAATTTTAAAAGATATTGATTTGGCTGAATTAAGAGGTTATGAACAAGCAAAAAATTTAACAATAGAACTGTTAAAAAAATGGCTCGTTAAGTATAAATTTAAAAATTGGAACAAGCATAATACTAATCCAGAACTTTTAGGTCAAGACGTTACTATTGATGAAAAACAAGAAAGAGCTAAACAGGTTGCAGACAAATTAAGTGATAGCAATTTATGGAAATCTCATGGTAGACCGATTAACATTGAGATACTAGAAAGTGATATTTTACGTTTAAAAATTGAAGATTATAGTTCTATGGATTTCAGACCTCTAATAAGAGATTATAGTGATTTATTTTTTGATTACGTTAAAAAAAATCAAATTCAAATTTTTATTCAAACAAGAAAATATATCTAATTATGAAAACAACAATCGAGCAAGAATTAACAATGGCTATTGAGAATTCTAGTAAAAAGTTTAAAGATGAGGTTCTTTTGAATCAATTTGAAAAAGCTTCTGAAGAGTTTGAAAAATTAGTTTCATTAGGAATTGTTAAAAAGAGAGGAAATAATTTAATTTCTATAACTGACACTCATTTGCATAAATCTAATTTGAATAAACCTAACGTAAAAGATAAATACCCGAATGATAATTTTTACTTATCAAACATTTAATTAGAAGAATTTCTCAATTATTATAAATTGGAATTTCTTTTAAATTTCTTTTTTGACCAGCATATAGTAATCGTCTTCTAAAATACGGTATCCTTGGTCATACACAAAGTAGTAGGTGTTTCCAGTTTTAGTTTGCAAAATGTTTGTGAAAAATTCAAAATCAAAACCTTTACTTAATAATTTAGACTTGGTAGTTTTGCCTTTTCCATCCACATTTAGTTCGGATAGAATGCGGTAATTCTTGCGTAATTTGTTGTTCACATTGCGCATAAAATTAGTGCTGTCTTTATTTATTTTGTTGTTATAGGCGTTGCGACAGCCATCGCTACAAAACTTTTTGTCTTCGCGTCCTACAATTTTATCTCCACATTCTAGGCAGGTTTTTTCCATAACTTTCTTTTTTCTTAAAATTGACCTTTGTGTGCCAAAGCTTGTTCGATATGTGCTAAATGATGGTTACCATGCCAGGCATACATTCCAATGGTTTCTTCTAAAGTTGAAGTTTTCTTGTTCGAAGGATGAATAAATAGACGCTTTAATTCTGTTGAACTAAAGGATTTCAAAAGTAAAACCCAACGTTTGTGCAACCCTTCGATAAGTTGAAGCGAGGGTGAAATGTCATTTGAATTCCCATCTGCTAATTCTGCCCAAAGTTGTTCTTCATAAGGTTTTATGGTAGGAAGTTCTTCTGTCAAAGCCAATTTGAAACGAATTAAACTATTTATGTGGCTATCGGCACAATGATGTACTACTTGCTTGATGTTCCAACCTTGTGGGCGGTAAATCCAATTGAGTTCTTCGACTGTAAGAGATGAGGTTAAGTTCTTTATTCTGGACGGAAAACTTTCGATATCGTTTATCCAACTATCCAAATCATTTTGCGAAATGGTTTCTGGTTTTTGAAATTGTCCAATCGGGAATTTCAGTTTTTCGAGGTTAAATGTGTTTTCCATTATGCTTTTTTCTTTCTTCTGATTTCGTATAAATCGGTTCGGCGGTCTTTCAGTATTTTGACGCTTCCGTGTTCGTGTAATTCTTTCAATAAATCCAAATCAACATCAACAATTAGAGTCATTTCAGTATTTGGAGTGGTTTCCGCTTTGATACCATTGCTCGGAAAAGCAAAATCGGAAGGGGTGAAAACAGCAGTTTGTGCATACTGAATATCCATATTATTTACCTTGGGCAGATTTCCGACGCAACCCGCTATGGCTACATAACATTCGTTTTCAATAGCTCGTGCCTGTGCGCAATGTTTTACTCGTGTGTACCCATTTTGTGTGTCGGTCAGGAAAGGAACAAAAAGAATGTTCATTCCTTCGTCTGCCATCAAACGGGATAATTCGGGGAATTCGACGTCATAACAAATCATAATGCCTATTTTTCCACAATCGGTATCAAATGTCTGAATGGTATTGCCTCCAGTTATTCCCCAATGGAATACTTCATTTGGCGTGATATGAATTTTTGTATAGGTTTCGTATGTTCCGTCTCTTCTGCATAAAAATCCTGAATTGTATAGCGTTCCGTCAATTAATTGAGGCATACTTCCAGTGATGATATTGATGTTGTAGGAAATGGCCAGTTCCTGAAAGCGTTTGCGAATGGGTTCGGCATATTTGGCAAGTTCCCTGATGGCATCAGCTTCAGATAAATGATTGTAATCTGCCATCAACGGAGCGATAAATAATTCGGGAAAAACAGCAAAATCGCTCGTGTAACCTGAAACGGCATCAATAAAAAATTCGGATTGTTCGAATAAGGCTTCCAAATTCCCTAAAGGGCGCATTTGCCATTGGATCAATCCTAATCGGATAACGCTTTTATCGAGATTAATGATTTTTGGACTTTCATTATAATAGATGTTGTTCCATTCCAATAAAACGGCAAATTCCTTTGATTTTTTATCGCCTTCCAAGTAATTTTTCATCACACGCATGACGTGAAAATCATTACTCAACTGAAAAGATAGTACTGGATCGTGAATTTCTTTTCTTTTTACTTTGTCGATGTATTCTTTTGGTGTTAATTCTTGAGCATAATTCACATAATTCGGAATACGTCCTGCAAACACAATTGATTTCAGATTGAGTTGTTCACAAATTTCTTTACGTGCGTCATATAAACGTCGTCCCAAACGCAGACCTCTATACTTTGGAATTATAAATACATCAATTCCATATAAAATGTCTCCTTTGGCGGTATGAGTTGAAAAAGTATAATTTCCCGTAATTTTGGCGTAATCGTGATTTTGATCTACCAAATCTTCGAATACAATAATCGACAAAGCGGAACCCACAACCACATCATCTACTAAAATTACAAGCTGTCCTTCTGGAAATAATTTCAACAATTTTTTGATATCGGATTCATTCCAATAATTATCTACCATCTCTGGATAGGCTTCTATCATTGACTTTTTCAATTCTTTATAGTCGGCTATCTTTAAATTCCGCAGTTCTACTTTATTGATTTCGGTTTGCATAAGTATTTAATTTCTACTAAGATAGTAAAAAATAATTTCCATTTACAAACGGTTACAAATAGTTACAACCGAAAGTAAGTAGTTATCAACCGAATAAATTTTTGAAGCTGTTGCATCTTTGCCCTGTTGATTGAAACGTATCACTCAACAAAATATATACTAACAATTAAATATTACACGCCATGAATGCAATGAAAAACAAAGTACAGTTAATCGGTCACGTAGGACAAGAGCCAGAAATCAAAACTTTTGATGGAGGGAAAAAAGTAGCCAATATCACAATGGCAACAAATGAAGTTTATTACAAAGAAAACGGAGACAAAGTAGAAAAAACCGAATGGCACAAAGTGAAAGCTTGGGGAAAAGTAGCCGAAATTATTGAAAAATATGTAGTGAAAGGCAAAGAAATTTGTATCGAAGGAAAACTAACTTATAGCGATTATTTGGATAAAAATGGAGAGAAACGCTATGTTACCGAAATTGTAGCCAATGATATTTTGCTTTTGGGGAAATAGGGATGTTTCAACCAATTGTATAAAAAATGCCCTTTCTATTTTTATTTAGAGAGGGCATTTCTATTTTAGGATGCTTTTTTTATCAAATCGAACATTGGGCATCGTGCACAACGCTTTTTTTCGCCTTTGGTATATTTATCACAACATTTAGATTTGCAGTTTGCTGCAATCTTGATGTTAGCAAGAAGTTCTTTTTTCTTGTTTTTCTTTTTGTCTTTTTCCTTTTCTTTCTTGCTCACGTTATAAAGATTTAAAAACCAAGGCAAATATAAGTTATCTTTATCTGTTCTAAATAAAATTTAACATATTTTAAAGCAAAAAAAATCCTTTAAAGAAATTTTGGGTTCTTTAAAGGATTTTTTTAATTCCAAATAAATTGGAGTTGTATGCTATTTTGGGGTTATAGCAGCAGCACTTACTACAGCTATTTGTTGAATGTCTCTGTCAAATAAATACAATCCACCTTTGTCATCACCAATCAAATTGATTTTGTCCAAAATTGTTTTAGCCGTAGCTTCTTCTTCGATTTGTTCGGCAACATACCATTGCAAGAAATTATGAGTAGCGTAATCTTTTTCAGAAAAAGTAATGTGTACTAATTCGTTGATAGAATTAGAAACAAAAATTTCATGTTCGTATAATGCTTCGAACATTCCTTTAAATGTTTCATAAGTGGTTTTTGGGGCTTTTAGATCGGTAATTTGAGCATGACCTCCACGTTCGTTAACGTATTTTATTAATTTGAGCATGTGTTGGCGCTCTTCATCAGATTGAGCATACATAAATTGTGCAATTCCCTCTAATCCGCTAACTTCTGCCCAACATGCCATTGACAAATAGGTTTGAGAAGATTCTGCTTCAATGCGAATTTGTTTATTTAAGGCTGTTTCGATATTTTTTGATAACATAATTGTAAGTTTTTAGTAAAGTTAAAAAAATTAATTCAGAACCAATTCAGGCATTAAGAAAAGTTTCACGTGAATTCTATTATTTAAAACCAATAAAAGAAAAAAGCCTTAAAGAAATTTTTCCTTTAAGGCTTTCACAAATTTTATAAAACTAGATTATTTTACTCTGAAAGTAACTTTTCTAACTAATTTTCTGGCAGCATCAGAATTTTTGTTAACCGAAGTATCCTCACCTGCGGCAACGATAGTTAATCTTGATTCAGCAATACCAGCAGCAGTTAAAGTGCTTTTTACATTAGTTGCTCTTGCTTTAGACAATTTATCGTTGTAAGCAGAACTTCCAATTTCGTCAGCGTGTCCTGTAATTTCAACTGAAGCACTAGGATTATTTCTTAAATACGTTAAGATAAAATCAGTGTTTCCAGTAGAATCGCTTGTTGGAGTAGATTGATTAAAGTCATAATAAGTAGCAACATAACCACCGTTGATCAAGCTAGTGATCAATTCGTTATTGCTTAATAATGGAGAAGTGTTTCCGCTACCATAGTTTTTCAAGATGAAATCTTCTGTAGCATCAGCAACACCATTATTGTTTTTGTCGATAGATTTTCCTTTAGTATCAACTAGTGAACCAGCTGGAGTATTTGCTTCTTCGTCTAAATAATCAGCTACACCATCTTTGTCAGAATCTAACATTTTGTTTTCGATAGCCATGAATCTAGCATCAATTGCAGAAAATCTGTCATCGTTCAAAACAACCCAGTCAGCATGTTTAGCGTTTTTACCCAAGTAAACAGTAACACCTACTGTTCCGTTAAAAAGGATTCCTTCGAAACCTCCACCAGGGCCAGTTAGTGCTGCGTCAAAGTTTGCATTTTGTTTTGCATTAAGTATGGTAGTTAAATCTGCTGTTAATGCAATTCTGTTAGTTAATTTGACTTGTCCAGTTACACCTACAATAAAGTTCGCCATTTTGTCTGTCAAAGCAGAATTTTGGTCTTCTAATTGAGCAACACCAAAACCAGCGTGACCTAATAATCCGATAGTGTTTGTCCAAGTTTCAAAATTCATGATTCTTCCCAAGTTAGCAACTCCTTGCAAATCTACTCTGTAGTATCTAGTGCTAAAATTGTTAGTACCGTTTTTTTCTTCAAAGGTGTTGCAACCAAAATCAGCTTTCAAACCAAATTGGTTGTTAAACATGTATCGAACTCCAAGGTCGCCTACAAAAAAGTTTGGTGTATCAGTTCTGAATCCAGAAGTCCAAGGTCTTTGTGCTTTATTGAATCCACCAGCCAATTCTATAGACCATTTATTGAAATCACTGTTTTTTGTTTCAACAGTTTCTGTTTGTGCACTAACTGAATTTAGAGCTAATGCAAATGTTAAAGTAAGTAAGATTTTTTTCATGATGTTAATTTTAATTTAATGCAAAATTACGTCATGATCTTTAATAAAAAAGAGGAATCAGTCAATTATGAAACTATTAACTTAAATCTTGTAAATCGCCCCCTGATTTTTAAATAAAATTAACAGATTGATAAATTTTAACAGAATGAAAAGTTAATCAATCCAGCTTTTTCAGGACATCAGCTATTTTTTCTACTGTAAAAAAGTGCTCGTGCTCCACTTTATGGTTAATTTTTTCGTGTTCCCAAGTGGTGTGAAAAGGAATATGAACCGCATAACCGCCAATAGCTAAAACAGGCAAAACATCTGATTTTAGAGAATTGCCAATCATGAAAAACTCCTCGGGTTGAATTTCCAAACGTTTTAATAAATCTTTATAATCCACTTCTTGTTTGTCGGACATCACTTCAATATGATGAAAATAATGACCCAACCCTGAATTATGTAATTTTCGGCGTTGGTCCAATAAATCGCCTTTGGTAGCGACAACCAATTTGTATTTTCCGTGAAGAGCCTGTAATGTTTCTTCAACTCCGTCCAATAACTCAATAGGTTTTTCGAGTAATTCTTTACCGTATTGGATGATTTTTTCAATGACTTCAACAGGAATCGTATTATTCGAGATTTTTATCGCCGCTTCAATCATCGAAAGAATATACCCTTTGATGCCGTAACCGTAAATCTTTAAATTGTCGATTTCTACTTTAAACAATTCTTGTGAAATGCCTTGGTGTGACAAATAGTCTTCCATCAAAGCACAGAATTTTTGTTCCGTTTCCTGAAAATAAGGTTCGTTTATAAATAAGGTATCGTCAGCGTCGAAGGCAATTACTTTTAGGTTCATTAGAATAAACTATATTGAGTTTTAATTTTAGGATAGAAAACACCAATTATAACAAATGGATTATTTGATCTTCTTCTATGCCATTGCATTGTAGTTCCCAAAAAAAGATAGAGATCCTTTTTTTGAGTAAATTCATCAAAGTATCTTTCTCTTACTTTTTGAATTGCTATTTCTTTATCATCGTTGTTATCTTTCAAACAATTTAGATAGAGTTGAAAAATTTCCCAATCTTCAATCATTAATTTACTAGGTACACCTTCGTCATCTTCAAACACA from Flavobacterium eburneipallidum includes these protein-coding regions:
- a CDS encoding ferritin — encoded protein: MLSKNIETALNKQIRIEAESSQTYLSMACWAEVSGLEGIAQFMYAQSDEERQHMLKLIKYVNERGGHAQITDLKAPKTTYETFKGMFEALYEHEIFVSNSINELVHITFSEKDYATHNFLQWYVAEQIEEEATAKTILDKINLIGDDKGGLYLFDRDIQQIAVVSAAAITPK
- a CDS encoding bifunctional GNAT family N-acetyltransferase/carbon-nitrogen hydrolase family protein, with protein sequence MQTEINKVELRNLKIADYKELKKSMIEAYPEMVDNYWNESDIKKLLKLFPEGQLVILVDDVVVGSALSIIVFEDLVDQNHDYAKITGNYTFSTHTAKGDILYGIDVFIIPKYRGLRLGRRLYDARKEICEQLNLKSIVFAGRIPNYVNYAQELTPKEYIDKVKRKEIHDPVLSFQLSNDFHVMRVMKNYLEGDKKSKEFAVLLEWNNIYYNESPKIINLDKSVIRLGLIQWQMRPLGNLEALFEQSEFFIDAVSGYTSDFAVFPELFIAPLMADYNHLSEADAIRELAKYAEPIRKRFQELAISYNINIITGSMPQLIDGTLYNSGFLCRRDGTYETYTKIHITPNEVFHWGITGGNTIQTFDTDCGKIGIMICYDVEFPELSRLMADEGMNILFVPFLTDTQNGYTRVKHCAQARAIENECYVAIAGCVGNLPKVNNMDIQYAQTAVFTPSDFAFPSNGIKAETTPNTEMTLIVDVDLDLLKELHEHGSVKILKDRRTDLYEIRRKKKA
- a CDS encoding YfiT family bacillithiol transferase, giving the protein MENTFNLEKLKFPIGQFQKPETISQNDLDSWINDIESFPSRIKNLTSSLTVEELNWIYRPQGWNIKQVVHHCADSHINSLIRFKLALTEELPTIKPYEEQLWAELADGNSNDISPSLQLIEGLHKRWVLLLKSFSSTELKRLFIHPSNKKTSTLEETIGMYAWHGNHHLAHIEQALAHKGQF
- a CDS encoding single-stranded DNA-binding protein produces the protein MKNKVQLIGHVGQEPEIKTFDGGKKVANITMATNEVYYKENGDKVEKTEWHKVKAWGKVAEIIEKYVVKGKEICIEGKLTYSDYLDKNGEKRYVTEIVANDILLLGK
- a CDS encoding OmpA family protein; protein product: MKKILLTLTFALALNSVSAQTETVETKNSDFNKWSIELAGGFNKAQRPWTSGFRTDTPNFFVGDLGVRYMFNNQFGLKADFGCNTFEEKNGTNNFSTRYYRVDLQGVANLGRIMNFETWTNTIGLLGHAGFGVAQLEDQNSALTDKMANFIVGVTGQVKLTNRIALTADLTTILNAKQNANFDAALTGPGGGFEGILFNGTVGVTVYLGKNAKHADWVVLNDDRFSAIDARFMAIENKMLDSDKDGVADYLDEEANTPAGSLVDTKGKSIDKNNNGVADATEDFILKNYGSGNTSPLLSNNELITSLINGGYVATYYDFNQSTPTSDSTGNTDFILTYLRNNPSASVEITGHADEIGSSAYNDKLSKARATNVKSTLTAAGIAESRLTIVAAGEDTSVNKNSDAARKLVRKVTFRVK
- a CDS encoding fumarate hydratase encodes the protein MDFIYQDPYPILKDDTQYRKISSDFVKVEQFGDREILNVDPKGLELLAQEALKDVSFMLRTSHLEKLKAILDDPEATDNDRFVAYNLLQNAVVAIDGELPSCQDTGTAIVMAKKGENVYTGADDAEWLSKGIFNTYQERNLRYSQIVPISMFEEKNSGSNLPAQIDIYAKKGASYEFLFLAKGGGSANKTYLYQQTKSLLNEKSLDAFIRAKIMDLGTSACPPYHLALVIGGTSAEANLATVKKASAGYFDHLPTTGNMSGQAFRDLEWEKRVQQICQESAIGAQFGGKYFTHDVRVIRLPRHAASCPVGLGVSCSADRNIKGKITKDGIFVEQLEVNPKRLLPETPPHLEEAVEVDLNQPMADILKKLSQYPIKTRLKLNGTLIVARDIAHAKIKELLDAGKPMPEYFKNHPIYYAGPAKTPEGMASGSFGPTTAGRMDVYVEEFQKNGGSMVMLAKGNRTKDVMNACKTYGGFYLGSIGGPAAILAKENILSVEVVDFEELGMEAVRKITIKDFPAFIITDDKGNDFFSNL
- a CDS encoding HAD family hydrolase — its product is MNLKVIAFDADDTLFINEPYFQETEQKFCALMEDYLSHQGISQELFKVEIDNLKIYGYGIKGYILSMIEAAIKISNNTIPVEVIEKIIQYGKELLEKPIELLDGVEETLQALHGKYKLVVATKGDLLDQRRKLHNSGLGHYFHHIEVMSDKQEVDYKDLLKRLEIQPEEFFMIGNSLKSDVLPVLAIGGYAVHIPFHTTWEHEKINHKVEHEHFFTVEKIADVLKKLD
- a CDS encoding SDH family Clp fold serine proteinase, which codes for MKPAVDGTIHKLLNEKLIELEKKFDADFFVYYGPILDGNENSILRIIEDLANDADKKEKIYVLLTTGGGSAVAVERYVNILRHHYNEVNFIIPDYAYSAGTIFCMSGDNILMDYFSVLGPIDPQVQNKDGKWVAALGYLDKVNELIEKAKLNELTQAEFLILKDIDLAELRGYEQAKNLTIELLKKWLVKYKFKNWNKHNTNPELLGQDVTIDEKQERAKQVADKLSDSNLWKSHGRPINIEILESDILRLKIEDYSSMDFRPLIRDYSDLFFDYVKKNQIQIFIQTRKYI
- a CDS encoding FKBP-type peptidyl-prolyl cis-trans isomerase, producing MKYTFLALIVVLLISCNDKKKEETVIPKIDNETEILKYIADNKLKAKRTESGLYYVIEKEGTGKKPDANSEVTVAYKGSFTNKEVFDQSDAKGISFPLQNVIPGWTEGIPYFKEGGKGILLIPSELGYGPDGAGPIPGNSALIFEINLISVN